Proteins encoded together in one Bactrocera neohumeralis isolate Rockhampton chromosome 4, APGP_CSIRO_Bneo_wtdbg2-racon-allhic-juicebox.fasta_v2, whole genome shotgun sequence window:
- the LOC126755079 gene encoding protein rtoA-like isoform X2 — MLELNKRTHKVLTYALVALVLLQVLFKPTEAATKCHKCTGINCQRTTYAATEDCTDALDSCVTVFQESMVLAQGCLGQLAVELRKKCEMPSTEQTDGAEMTDVDATVPAVNRNCHQCSEDLCNNLSAEGTDCLQCDSNEEAKCASDTESLQPQRCPISKAVNTYCYAKIEASRATRGCATDLAQQKECLSNSGCSLCSPSDINGCNRDPKVATNDTTSSTGDFDTSSGGSGTSNDGSSSSGSDGSSSSGISGGDSNSGSSGTGGSGSSSGGSSGGSDSGTSSGTGNGGSSSGSGSSGSGSDAGTGGSDSSSGSGSGSGSDTENSGASGLSNKFFVAVILIALPKFI, encoded by the exons ATGTTGGAGCTCAATAAAAGGACACACAAAGTGCTGACGTATGCGTTGGTGGCCTTGGTGCTGCTGCAAGTGCTGTTCAAGCCCACCGAAGCGGCGACAAAGTGTCACAAATGCACCGGGATTAATTGTCAACGCACGACTTACGCAGCCACGGAGGATTGCACAGACGCGCTGGACAGTTGTGTCACCGTTTTTCAAGAAT CTATGGTCCTAGCACAAGGCTGCCTTGGTCAATTAGCCGTAGAGTTACGTAAGAAATGTGAAATGCCAAGCACTGAGCAGACCGATGGAGCCGAAATGACCGATGTTGATGCCACCGTGCCCGCTGTTAATAGAAACTGTCATCAGTGTAGTGAGGATTTGTGTAATAATCTTAGCGCTGAGGGTACCGACTGCTTACAGTGTGATTCAAATGAG GAAGCCAAATGTGCGAGTGATACTGAAAGTCTGCAACCACAAAGATGTCCTATTTCAAAGGCCGTAAATACATATTGTTATGCCAAAATCGAGGCAAGCCGTGCAACACGTGGTTGTGCCACAGATTTGGCGCAGCAAAAAGAATGTCTGAGCAATAGTGGCTGTAGTCTCTGCTCACCTAGCGATATTAATGGCTGCAATCGTGATCCTAAGGTAGCAACAAATGATACAACTTCGAGTACAGGTGACTTCGACACGAGCTCAGGAGGCTCAGGTACTAGTAATGACGGTTCGAGCTCTAGTGGCTCAGATGGTAGCTCCAGTTCAGGTATAAGTGGTGGTGACTCGAACTCTGGAAGCTCAGGTACTGGTGGTAGCGGTTCGAGCTCTGGTGGTTCCAGCGGTGGCTCAGATAGTGGAACAAGTTCTGGTACGGGAAATGGAG GTTCGAGTTCTGGAAGTGGCAGCAGTGGCTCGGGTTCCGATGCAGGCACAGGTGGCAGTGACTCGAGCTCTGGAAGTGGTTCAGGTTCTGGGTCAGACACTGAAAATAGTGGTGCCTCCGGTTTATCAAATAAGTTCTTTGTCGCAGTGATTTTGATTGCATtaccaaaatttatataa
- the LOC126755079 gene encoding uncharacterized protein LOC126755079 isoform X1 yields MLELNKRTHKVLTYALVALVLLQVLFKPTEAATKCHKCTGINCQRTTYAATEDCTDALDSCVTVFQESMVLAQGCLGQLAVELRKKCEMPSTEQTDGAEMTDVDATVPAVNRNCHQCSEDLCNNLSAEGTDCLQCDSNEEAKCASDTESLQPQRCPISKAVNTYCYAKIEASRATRGCATDLAQQKECLSNSGCSLCSPSDINGCNRDPKVATNDTTSSTGDFDTSSGGSGTSNDGSSSSGSDGSSSSGISGGDSNSGSSGTGGSGSSSGGSSGGSDSGTSSGTGNGGSSSGAGNGGSDSGAGSGSGTGGGGSSSGSSGTSNGGSSSGGSSSGTSGGDSNSGSSGTGGSGSSSGGSSGGSDSGTSSGTGDGGSSSGSGSSGSGSDAGTGGSDSSSGSGSGSGSDTENSGASGLSNKFFVAVILIALPKFI; encoded by the exons ATGTTGGAGCTCAATAAAAGGACACACAAAGTGCTGACGTATGCGTTGGTGGCCTTGGTGCTGCTGCAAGTGCTGTTCAAGCCCACCGAAGCGGCGACAAAGTGTCACAAATGCACCGGGATTAATTGTCAACGCACGACTTACGCAGCCACGGAGGATTGCACAGACGCGCTGGACAGTTGTGTCACCGTTTTTCAAGAAT CTATGGTCCTAGCACAAGGCTGCCTTGGTCAATTAGCCGTAGAGTTACGTAAGAAATGTGAAATGCCAAGCACTGAGCAGACCGATGGAGCCGAAATGACCGATGTTGATGCCACCGTGCCCGCTGTTAATAGAAACTGTCATCAGTGTAGTGAGGATTTGTGTAATAATCTTAGCGCTGAGGGTACCGACTGCTTACAGTGTGATTCAAATGAG GAAGCCAAATGTGCGAGTGATACTGAAAGTCTGCAACCACAAAGATGTCCTATTTCAAAGGCCGTAAATACATATTGTTATGCCAAAATCGAGGCAAGCCGTGCAACACGTGGTTGTGCCACAGATTTGGCGCAGCAAAAAGAATGTCTGAGCAATAGTGGCTGTAGTCTCTGCTCACCTAGCGATATTAATGGCTGCAATCGTGATCCTAAGGTAGCAACAAATGATACAACTTCGAGTACAGGTGACTTCGACACGAGCTCAGGAGGCTCAGGTACTAGTAATGACGGTTCGAGCTCTAGTGGCTCAGATGGTAGCTCCAGTTCAGGTATAAGTGGTGGTGACTCGAACTCTGGAAGCTCAGGTACTGGTGGTAGCGGTTCGAGCTCTGGTGGTTCCAGCGGTGGCTCAGATAGTGGAACAAGTTCTGGTACGGGAAATGGAGGTTCGAGTTCTGGAGCTGGCAATGGCGGCTCAGATAGTGGAGCAGGTTCAGGCTCAGGTACAGGTGGCGGTGGCTCCAGCTCTGGAAGTTCAGGTACTAGTAATGGCGGTTCGAGTTCCGGTGGCTCCAGTTCAGGTACAAGTGGTGGTGACTCGAACTCTGGAAGCTCAGGTACTGGTGGTAGCGGTTCGAGCTCTGGTGGTTCCAGCGGTGGCTCAGATAGTGGTACAAGTTCTGGTACGGGAGATGGAGGTTCGAGTTCTGGAAGTGGCAGCAGTGGCTCGGGTTCCGATGCAGGCACAGGTGGCAGTGACTCGAGCTCTGGAAGTGGTTCAGGTTCTGGGTCAGACACTGAAAATAGTGGTGCCTCCGGTTTATCAAATAAGTTCTTTGTCGCAGTGATTTTGATTGCATtaccaaaatttatataa
- the LOC126755079 gene encoding protein rtoA-like isoform X3 yields MLELNKRTHKVLTYALVALVLLQVLFKPTEAATKCHKCTGINCQRTTYAATEDCTDALDSCVTVFQESMVLAQGCLGQLAVELRKKCEMPSTEQTDGAEMTDVDATVPAVNRNCHQCSEDLCNNLSAEGTDCLQCDSNEEAKCASDTESLQPQRCPISKAVNTYCYAKIEASRATRGCATDLAQQKECLSNSGCSLCSPSDINGCNRDPKVATNDTTSSTGDFDTSSGGSGTSNDGSSSSGSDGSSSSGTSGGDSNSGSSGTGGSGSSSGGSSGGSDSGTSSGTGDGGSSSGSGSSGSGSDAGTGGSDSSSGSGSGSGSDTENSGASGLSNKFFVAVILIALPKFI; encoded by the exons ATGTTGGAGCTCAATAAAAGGACACACAAAGTGCTGACGTATGCGTTGGTGGCCTTGGTGCTGCTGCAAGTGCTGTTCAAGCCCACCGAAGCGGCGACAAAGTGTCACAAATGCACCGGGATTAATTGTCAACGCACGACTTACGCAGCCACGGAGGATTGCACAGACGCGCTGGACAGTTGTGTCACCGTTTTTCAAGAAT CTATGGTCCTAGCACAAGGCTGCCTTGGTCAATTAGCCGTAGAGTTACGTAAGAAATGTGAAATGCCAAGCACTGAGCAGACCGATGGAGCCGAAATGACCGATGTTGATGCCACCGTGCCCGCTGTTAATAGAAACTGTCATCAGTGTAGTGAGGATTTGTGTAATAATCTTAGCGCTGAGGGTACCGACTGCTTACAGTGTGATTCAAATGAG GAAGCCAAATGTGCGAGTGATACTGAAAGTCTGCAACCACAAAGATGTCCTATTTCAAAGGCCGTAAATACATATTGTTATGCCAAAATCGAGGCAAGCCGTGCAACACGTGGTTGTGCCACAGATTTGGCGCAGCAAAAAGAATGTCTGAGCAATAGTGGCTGTAGTCTCTGCTCACCTAGCGATATTAATGGCTGCAATCGTGATCCTAAGGTAGCAACAAATGATACAACTTCGAGTACAGGTGACTTCGACACGAGCTCAGGAGGCTCAGGTACTAGTAATGACGGTTCGAGCTCTAGTGGCTCAGATGGTAGCTCCAGTTCAG GTACAAGTGGTGGTGACTCGAACTCTGGAAGCTCAGGTACTGGTGGTAGCGGTTCGAGCTCTGGTGGTTCCAGCGGTGGCTCAGATAGTGGTACAAGTTCTGGTACGGGAGATGGAGGTTCGAGTTCTGGAAGTGGCAGCAGTGGCTCGGGTTCCGATGCAGGCACAGGTGGCAGTGACTCGAGCTCTGGAAGTGGTTCAGGTTCTGGGTCAGACACTGAAAATAGTGGTGCCTCCGGTTTATCAAATAAGTTCTTTGTCGCAGTGATTTTGATTGCATtaccaaaatttatataa